Below is a genomic region from Augochlora pura isolate Apur16 chromosome 2, APUR_v2.2.1, whole genome shotgun sequence.
GTGGTTGCCTCGGCCGTTTAAGCAACTTGTGGCACGCGATCCGCCCATTGGCGCCCAACGATTGCTCCGCGGCGAGTTATCGAACCGAGAAACGCGACGAGAGGTTTCACTTTCTTCGGATCACCGCGCCACGGTGTCTCGATAAGACGCGAAAAttactcctcctcctccgacCCCGCGATTTTTAACACGCTCGCGTGGGGGTGGTATTCGCGAGTCTCTCGTTCTCCGACGCGCTTCCGATAAAACAAGCTCGGTGACCCGACGCACTACGAGGCGAACGCACGCCACACGTGGCAGAAAGTCGTTCTGCAATAGGCGTGCTCGTAGCGAAAGAAAGTTTTGCCAATAGTCGCTTAGACGTGCGggttataaatgtattttgcCTGTTTTTGTCATTTGTCTGCTTCGAACACGAATTCGTGGCTTTGACGCAACCAATCTAAGTCGTCGATTTGAAAGCCTTCGCccttcgaaattaaattaagggATATAAATAAAGTCACCTAGTTTGTAGATGAAATTATactaaactaaatttttacgtttcTGACACGTTCCGAGTTGTAactttgaatatatttaactttttaacGATAAATGCGGTGAGTTACTGTGTCCATTTTGGTCACCCTCTAAAGAGGGCCTTATATTGCTGCTGCGCTACAAGTACGATTTATCTAACTTGACTATCGTTGTTTGTGTTACAGAAAACTGGCGCGAGAATCAAGATCTACTCGCACTGCTGTCCCCACAGCACAGATCGGTTGATCAGCATCTGTGGGAAGCCGACCACATGCATCGAGTGCATCCGCGAGCTGATAGCAACTATCAAAACTGTAAGTGTacgaaatttgtttatcaAGCTTGTCTTCCATTCAAATCGATGTCACGCGATTGATGACATACCAACCTCACCGTgtctttaatttatactatatactctATTATCATGACAAATTATCGTCCGTCGCGTGCACTGTAGTTTATTTCCAGTTGGcctattatttttacgtcgCAAGAATCGAATGATGACTTTCATTATTGCGTCTGCTCTGCGCCTCATATTTCCTTATCTTGTTCCTTCAATTCTTCACGTCTTCTATTTCTCCAAGTAATTTTTAGGACATCGTGCGTACATATTTAATAGCATACCACTTCCTATCGTGCGAAACTCGCATACCCTTTCCCCTTACGTCCCCTCTTCCGTTTTCTCATCCTACTCCAACAATCAGGTTTAGGCTAGCTCAGTTTTCAGCCGGTTCCCGGATAATCTCACCAACGTTCTTACATCCGACGATGGTCtaactttattattgttatatttcagTCCCCCCTGAAGGGTGTGAACAATCCCTACGATCCGCACAACTTCGATGACTACTATGCCGACGATTACGGCGGTTATGGCAGCGGCGAGGGTGGCCAAGGCAAAGGTGGCGGCTTCGGCGGGCCGGGAAGCCgaggtggcggtggcggtggagGCGGAGGCGGTGGCGGAGGCATGCCACCGAGACGTGACAACCGTGGCGGAGGACCGGGCGATATGAACCGCGGTTTTCCGCCGCCACCTCGAGGTGGACctcgcggcggtggcggcggggGTGGTGGAATGTCTGGCGGACCACCTGACCGCGGCTTTGGAGGTAATCGCGGCAGTggaggcggcggtggcggtggctaCGAAGGCGGTCGAGGAGGCTACGGAGGGAACAGAGGCGGCCCACCGCCGTACGGGGGTGGAAACTACAACGGTAAGGATACTTTTAAAAGATGATTCATTAATTTGTGATGTAAAATAATCTGAACTTGAACAATGATAAACTAAGGTACCTTATAGTACAATTAGTGCACTGTACTCAAATCGAGAAGCAAATCACACTGAGAGAGTTTCCGTAAATCTTCGGCTATTCTTCAATGTGTTTCCCCTTGTTCGATTAAACCCGTAAACTTTTTCCATTCGTCAACCTTAATCCCTGATGTAATTGTTGTACTTTGTTCAGGCGATGGCTGGGGCATGCAAGGAGGAGCACCGAACGGTTTGGGTGGAGGAGGTGCTAATTCTGGAATGAGTGGCCCTCCCATGGGTGGTAACAATCAAGGAAATCAAGGCAATATGGGTGGCAACAAGACTAGCACCCAAGTCACCATTCCTAAAGACGTAAGTAAAGGATGTTTGAAGTTGTCATGGATGGCGTAGCTATATCGTTGTTAGTAAGATTGTTGCTTTAGAGCGTAAAACTgtt
It encodes:
- the Hnrnp-k gene encoding heterogeneous nuclear ribonucleoprotein K isoform X2 is translated as MKREADGGAMTGSGGPTSPHKRYRQGDDELRLLIPSKVAGSIIGKGGQNITKLRSQYKASIIVPDCPGPERVLTISSDLTTVLQVLNEVVPNLEENGSRHGSDEIDVRMLVHQSQAGCIIGKGGLKIKELREKTGARIKIYSHCCPHSTDRLISICGKPTTCIECIRELIATIKTSPLKGVNNPYDPHNFDDYYADDYGGYGSGEGGQGKGGGFGGPGSRGGGGGGGGGGGGGMPPRRDNRGGGPGDMNRGFPPPPRGGPRGGGGGGGGMSGGPPDRGFGGNRGSGGGGGGGYEGGRGGYGGNRGGPPPYGGGNYNGDGWGMQGGAPNGLGGGGANSGMSGPPMGGNNQGNQGNMGGNKTSTQVTIPKDLAGAIIGKGGARIRKIRSDSGAGITIDEPLSGSNDRIITITGLPSQIQMAQYLLQQSVHENADHY
- the Hnrnp-k gene encoding heterogeneous nuclear ribonucleoprotein K isoform X1; the encoded protein is MWKGIMKREADGGAMTGSGGPTSPHKRYRQGDDELRLLIPSKVAGSIIGKGGQNITKLRSQYKASIIVPDCPGPERVLTISSDLTTVLQVLNEVVPNLEENGSRHGSDEIDVRMLVHQSQAGCIIGKGGLKIKELREKTGARIKIYSHCCPHSTDRLISICGKPTTCIECIRELIATIKTSPLKGVNNPYDPHNFDDYYADDYGGYGSGEGGQGKGGGFGGPGSRGGGGGGGGGGGGGMPPRRDNRGGGPGDMNRGFPPPPRGGPRGGGGGGGGMSGGPPDRGFGGNRGSGGGGGGGYEGGRGGYGGNRGGPPPYGGGNYNGDGWGMQGGAPNGLGGGGANSGMSGPPMGGNNQGNQGNMGGNKTSTQVTIPKDLAGAIIGKGGARIRKIRSDSGAGITIDEPLSGSNDRIITITGLPSQIQMAQYLLQQSVHENADHY